In a single window of the Nodularia spumigena CCY9414 genome:
- a CDS encoding DUF3318 domain-containing protein, whose translation MEPRVEVRRLLDVMPASSRMTMKIVSKPEQPKVIYATFPLPWNRERPIYINFDLWLRLAKPQRDLLLLQKVSWLLGVKWFKPEIYQGVVLLGLLAGLVESAEADVVGVAVAGGLSAIALVRIWRTNQSSQSELNADLAALRIAQRRGYSETEAAEHLLSAIEAIAHIEKHPSLNFSELIRCQNLRAIAGLSPVGVPKGDQK comes from the coding sequence ATGGAGCCAAGGGTTGAAGTTCGCCGTTTGTTAGATGTAATGCCGGCTTCTAGTCGCATGACGATGAAAATTGTCAGCAAGCCGGAACAGCCAAAGGTAATTTATGCTACTTTTCCCCTACCTTGGAATCGGGAGCGCCCTATATATATTAATTTTGATTTGTGGTTGCGCTTGGCTAAACCACAACGGGATTTATTACTATTACAGAAGGTTAGCTGGTTGCTGGGAGTGAAGTGGTTTAAACCTGAGATTTATCAAGGTGTGGTTCTACTGGGTTTATTGGCGGGATTAGTTGAGTCAGCAGAGGCGGATGTGGTGGGTGTGGCTGTGGCTGGGGGATTAAGTGCGATCGCTTTGGTGCGAATTTGGCGCACTAACCAATCTTCTCAATCAGAGTTAAATGCCGATTTGGCAGCCCTGCGGATAGCCCAACGCCGGGGTTATTCGGAAACTGAAGCCGCCGAGCATTTATTATCTGCTATTGAGGCGATCGCTCACATTGAAAAACATCCTAGTTTGAATTTTAGCGAGTTAATTCGTTGCCAAAACCTACGGGCGATCGCTGGTTTATCTCCAGTAGGTGTCCCAAAAGGTGATCAAAAATGA
- a CDS encoding glycosyltransferase family 39 protein: protein MYLYNNWRSIVSTRWFHPLLLLIWLIIGISLRLANLTAKPPWTDEFSTLVFSLGNSFLPVPLDQAIAPDILLQPLQPQATANISDVWTHLSQETNHPPLYFFLAHLWMQLFPTPGGLVSLWGARSLSAIFGAASIPAIYGLGWLTFRSRLVSHLAAAMITVSPFGIFLAQEARHYTLAILWVIASVACLVIATRHIHNRTPLPISLVFSWVGINALGIATHYFFALTLLTEALVIMFLAWHQRPTRAKLSLVFSPIWQRIYIVAAGTFVAGLVWLPVFLQNSYGSKLTEWIQQPRVGLAWISPIFQAFAAWLTMLYLLPVEAPQLAIVIASGIVMLIFFIWALPILIRGFKVQLQEPENRFMTQVLAGFVVGAIALFFIFTYFLGIDLTRGARYNFVYFPAVMVLLGASLAVCWRGSNNRWGITGKKAVILIWLMGFFSAVTVVCNLGYQKYYRPDLFVQLIQKTSQIPVLIATTHITHVHIGEMMGVAREFKMQNSPSPSPLFLLAHQGENPNSATKSLNNTLQELPRPFDLWLVNFQAPIAEEVEKCDLEEKSLPAINGYVYELYHCK, encoded by the coding sequence ATGTATTTGTATAATAATTGGCGTTCTATCGTTTCAACTCGCTGGTTTCATCCTTTACTGTTGCTGATTTGGTTAATCATCGGTATCAGCTTACGTTTAGCTAATTTGACGGCGAAACCTCCTTGGACTGATGAGTTTTCGACCTTGGTGTTTAGTTTGGGAAATAGTTTTTTACCAGTTCCTTTAGATCAAGCGATCGCACCTGATATTTTATTACAGCCACTGCAACCACAAGCAACTGCGAATATCTCAGACGTATGGACACACCTAAGTCAAGAAACTAACCATCCTCCGCTTTACTTTTTTCTCGCTCATCTGTGGATGCAGTTATTTCCGACACCAGGGGGTTTAGTTTCTTTATGGGGAGCGCGATCGCTCTCGGCTATTTTTGGCGCAGCTTCGATTCCTGCTATCTATGGCTTGGGCTGGTTAACTTTTCGCTCGCGACTGGTGAGTCATTTAGCTGCGGCCATGATCACAGTCTCACCCTTCGGTATCTTTCTCGCACAAGAAGCCCGTCATTACACTTTGGCTATTTTGTGGGTGATTGCTTCGGTTGCTTGTTTGGTAATTGCTACACGTCACATTCACAATCGGACTCCATTACCGATTTCTTTAGTATTTTCCTGGGTAGGAATTAATGCTTTGGGTATTGCGACTCATTATTTTTTCGCTCTTACTCTCTTGACAGAAGCTTTAGTGATCATGTTTCTAGCTTGGCATCAAAGACCGACTAGGGCGAAATTATCTCTTGTTTTTTCCCCGATTTGGCAGCGTATATATATAGTTGCTGCTGGTACTTTTGTGGCAGGATTAGTTTGGCTGCCTGTGTTTTTACAGAATAGCTATGGTAGTAAATTAACCGAATGGATTCAGCAACCACGAGTGGGATTGGCTTGGATTAGCCCAATTTTTCAAGCTTTTGCAGCCTGGCTCACCATGCTTTACTTACTACCAGTGGAAGCACCACAGCTAGCAATTGTCATTGCTTCTGGAATAGTAATGCTGATTTTCTTCATTTGGGCATTACCAATACTCATTCGTGGCTTCAAGGTGCAGTTACAGGAACCAGAAAATCGCTTCATGACTCAGGTATTGGCTGGTTTCGTTGTGGGGGCGATCGCTTTATTCTTTATTTTTACGTACTTTCTGGGCATTGATTTAACACGGGGCGCTCGTTACAACTTTGTCTACTTTCCCGCCGTCATGGTTTTATTAGGGGCAAGTCTAGCAGTTTGTTGGCGTGGTAGCAATAACAGATGGGGAATCACTGGCAAAAAAGCCGTCATACTCATTTGGCTGATGGGATTTTTTAGTGCTGTCACAGTTGTATGTAATCTCGGTTATCAGAAATACTACCGCCCTGACCTGTTTGTCCAACTTATTCAAAAAACATCTCAAATTCCCGTACTCATTGCTACTACCCATATAACTCATGTACACATTGGCGAAATGATGGGGGTAGCAAGGGAATTTAAAATGCAAAATTCACCCTCTCCATCTCCTTTGTTTCTTCTCGCTCATCAAGGCGAAAATCCCAACAGTGCTACTAAATCCCTAAATAATACCTTACAGGAGTTACCACGACCCTTTGATTTATGGTTAGTGAATTTTCAGGCTCCCATAGCCGAGGAAGTGGAAAAATGTGACTTAGAAGAAAAGAGTTTACCAGCAATCAATGGTTATGTATATGAACTTTATCACTGTAAATAA
- a CDS encoding glycosyltransferase produces MNKKNNVLLSETITPLQIPELPPANFGFNSEPIYLSLVIPTYQERDNIEKIVKILSELLDESIPGQYELIVVDDDSPDRTWEVAQSLMGEYPQLQVMRREQERGLSSAVIRGWQVAKGSILGVIDGDLQHPPEILIELLFAIKQGADLAVASRHIDGGGVSSWNIIRRFLSRGAQVLGLILLPGVLGRVSDPMSGYFIVRRACVAGVTFNPIGYKILLEVIGRGNVGEIAEVGYVFCERQQGESKVTWKQYVEYLHHLVRLRLSTGVVGRVNKKIGFPIGRFLRFGLVGLSGVFVDMTILYLLSDPTTLALPLTRSKIIAGEIAIFNNFLWNDAWTFADASRNQNEWHQRLKRFVKFNLICLGGLVLNVLVLNLVFNLIIRNRYIANLIAIAVATIWNFWLNLKLSWRVTDVK; encoded by the coding sequence ATGAATAAAAAAAATAATGTTTTGTTGTCAGAAACAATTACCCCATTACAAATTCCAGAACTACCCCCTGCCAACTTCGGATTTAATAGTGAACCCATCTATCTTTCACTTGTGATTCCCACTTACCAAGAGCGTGACAATATTGAAAAGATTGTCAAAATATTGAGTGAACTCCTCGATGAATCTATCCCTGGACAATACGAACTAATTGTAGTTGACGATGATAGCCCTGATCGCACTTGGGAAGTAGCACAATCCCTCATGGGGGAATATCCGCAATTGCAGGTAATGCGACGGGAACAAGAACGGGGGCTGTCTTCAGCTGTAATTCGGGGATGGCAAGTGGCAAAGGGTAGTATTCTAGGGGTGATTGACGGAGATTTACAGCATCCACCAGAAATATTAATCGAATTATTGTTTGCAATTAAACAGGGAGCAGATTTAGCAGTAGCTAGCCGTCATATAGATGGGGGTGGCGTTAGTAGTTGGAATATTATCAGGCGTTTTTTGTCCCGTGGCGCTCAAGTATTAGGATTAATTCTACTACCTGGAGTACTGGGCAGAGTTTCTGATCCTATGAGTGGTTATTTTATAGTGCGCCGCGCCTGTGTAGCAGGTGTCACTTTTAATCCCATAGGATACAAAATTCTTCTGGAGGTCATCGGGCGAGGAAATGTGGGCGAAATTGCTGAAGTTGGTTATGTATTCTGTGAGCGTCAACAAGGTGAAAGTAAGGTGACATGGAAGCAATATGTAGAATATTTACACCACTTAGTCCGTTTGCGCTTGTCTACGGGAGTGGTGGGACGAGTCAATAAAAAAATCGGTTTTCCCATTGGTAGATTCCTCCGCTTTGGATTGGTGGGACTCAGTGGGGTGTTTGTGGATATGACTATACTTTATTTACTCAGTGACCCCACTACTTTGGCTTTACCTTTAACGCGAAGTAAAATTATTGCCGGTGAAATAGCTATTTTTAATAATTTTTTGTGGAATGATGCTTGGACCTTTGCTGATGCCAGTAGAAACCAGAATGAATGGCATCAACGTCTGAAACGATTTGTGAAATTTAATTTAATTTGCCTTGGCGGATTAGTTTTAAATGTCTTGGTGTTAAATTTGGTGTTTAATTTAATTATTCGTAACAGATACATTGCTAATTTGATTGCGATCGCAGTTGCTACTATTTGGAATTTCTGGTTGAATTTAAAACTTAGCTGGCGTGTCACAGACGTGAAATAG
- the cofH gene encoding 7,8-didemethyl-8-hydroxy-5-deazariboflavin synthase subunit CofH translates to MPCTTVDSILDHALLGYDLSPADGVVLLKQTDPEAIAAIRTTADKLRYSQAGNTVTYVINRNINFTNICEQHCSFCAFRRDDGEAGAYWLDWAQILEKSTDAVQRGATEICMQGGLNPQAQINGKSLDYYLKLVETIKQEFPQIHLHAFSPQEVEFIARIDGIEYADVIAALRDAGVGSMPGTAAEVLDDQVRRVLCPEKIDTATWLEIVGTAHKLGLPTTSTILSGHIETPEQQIGHLEKLRSLQKTAINQGYPARITEFIPLPFVGQEAPKSLRRRVGRDQPVLNDALLLTAVARIYLGNYIPNHQPSWVKLGLAGATEALLWGCNDIGGTLMEEHITTMAGALGGTCMEVETLQNAIASLGRPHQQRDTLYQKVISH, encoded by the coding sequence ATGCCCTGTACAACTGTTGATAGTATTTTGGATCATGCCCTCTTGGGGTACGATTTATCTCCCGCCGATGGAGTGGTATTGTTAAAACAAACTGACCCAGAAGCGATCGCAGCCATTCGGACTACGGCTGACAAACTCCGCTACAGTCAAGCAGGCAATACTGTAACTTACGTCATTAACCGCAATATCAACTTTACTAATATCTGTGAGCAACACTGTAGTTTTTGCGCTTTCCGCCGGGATGACGGTGAGGCTGGTGCTTACTGGTTGGATTGGGCGCAAATTCTCGAAAAATCCACAGATGCGGTACAAAGAGGCGCAACGGAAATCTGTATGCAGGGGGGATTAAACCCACAAGCGCAAATCAACGGCAAGTCTTTAGATTATTACTTAAAGTTAGTAGAAACCATCAAGCAGGAATTTCCCCAGATACATTTACACGCTTTTTCGCCTCAAGAAGTGGAATTTATCGCCAGAATTGACGGTATTGAATATGCTGATGTAATTGCTGCTTTGCGGGATGCTGGTGTAGGCTCAATGCCAGGAACAGCAGCTGAGGTGTTAGATGATCAAGTGCGGCGGGTACTGTGTCCAGAAAAGATTGATACAGCCACTTGGTTAGAAATTGTAGGTACAGCCCATAAATTAGGTTTACCGACTACTAGCACTATACTATCGGGGCATATTGAAACGCCAGAACAACAAATTGGGCATTTAGAAAAATTGCGATCGCTCCAAAAAACTGCCATCAATCAGGGATATCCGGCGCGCATTACCGAGTTTATTCCATTACCATTTGTCGGACAAGAAGCACCGAAATCATTACGCCGTCGTGTCGGACGTGACCAACCAGTATTAAATGATGCTCTATTACTCACAGCAGTGGCGCGGATTTATTTGGGAAATTACATCCCCAACCATCAACCAAGTTGGGTAAAACTGGGGCTAGCTGGTGCTACGGAAGCTTTATTGTGGGGTTGCAACGATATCGGCGGCACATTAATGGAAGAACACATTACCACAATGGCAGGAGCTTTGGGTGGTACTTGTATGGAAGTGGAAACTCTACAAAATGCGATCGCCTCTCTCGGAAGACCCCACCAACAACGCGACACTCTCTATCAAAAAGTCATTAGTCATTAG
- the psb27 gene encoding photosystem II protein Psb27 — MKRYWSRLLALVLVVTLGLMGCSESSDSLTGDYRQDTLAVVNVMKQALDLTADSPDRAAIQAEARQKINDFSARYQRDNSVSGLNSFTTMRTALNSLAGHYSSYPNRPVPQKLRTRLEQELARVETALRRGA, encoded by the coding sequence ATGAAGCGCTATTGGTCGCGTCTACTGGCCTTGGTTTTGGTTGTCACCCTTGGACTCATGGGCTGTTCTGAGAGTTCAGACAGTTTGACAGGGGATTACCGTCAAGACACCTTGGCTGTAGTCAATGTTATGAAACAAGCTCTGGATTTAACAGCAGATTCACCCGACAGAGCCGCTATTCAAGCAGAAGCACGTCAAAAAATTAACGATTTTTCGGCTCGCTACCAACGGGATAACTCTGTTTCCGGTCTTAATTCCTTTACAACCATGCGAACAGCTCTCAACTCCCTAGCTGGACACTACAGCTCTTACCCAAATCGTCCCGTACCCCAAAAGCTCAGAACTCGTCTAGAGCAAGAGTTAGCACGGGTAGAAACTGCGCTGAGGCGTGGGGCTTAA
- a CDS encoding family 10 glycosylhydrolase: MFNCPLNLSRTILFWRCLFATVFTSSLFISYFGSPAAQAQVTEYCQLTTAAAKAKEDLRLSALQSNPEAQKRYQQLLKQHAEDLQNCRNQTWPETQAIWLRLYPCDIQPGAIDQIMDRIVNRGYNQVYVEAFSDGQVLLPAGSNPTVWPSVVRTAGAENIDLLSVAIEKGRQRGLKVYAWVFTNNFGYTYAQRPDRVEAIARNGKGQNSLSVTDNGSQLFIDPYNLQAKRDYYQMVQEVVRRRPDGILFDYVRYPRQAGTDSIATKVSDLWLFTPATQQALFNRAQNNKGRELIQRFVGKGYITAGDINEIDRLHPQENEPMWQGRIPQPEQKSILSATDRQPLLQVQLWQLAVAHAMQGILDFVALGTYSPQQQGIPSGAVFFPDGNQAIGRGYDSRLQPWDRFPSSLEWHPMSYSTCGNASCIVQEVQRVLKAAQPGTKVIPALAGSWGKSVGNRPSLEAQMQALRQATPQLKGVSHFAYSWQNPEHDNDRKFCRVR, translated from the coding sequence ATGTTTAACTGTCCTTTGAATCTTTCCAGAACAATTTTATTTTGGCGCTGTCTATTCGCTACCGTTTTTACCAGTAGTTTGTTTATTTCTTACTTTGGTAGCCCAGCAGCACAGGCGCAAGTAACCGAATATTGCCAATTAACCACAGCAGCAGCAAAAGCCAAAGAAGACTTACGTTTGTCAGCACTCCAAAGCAATCCAGAGGCTCAGAAACGCTACCAACAACTTTTGAAGCAACACGCAGAGGATTTGCAAAATTGCCGTAATCAAACTTGGCCAGAAACCCAAGCGATTTGGTTACGTTTATATCCCTGTGACATTCAGCCAGGAGCAATTGACCAGATTATGGATCGAATTGTCAACCGTGGCTATAACCAAGTTTATGTAGAAGCTTTTTCAGATGGGCAGGTATTATTACCAGCAGGAAGTAATCCCACAGTCTGGCCATCTGTAGTTCGCACCGCCGGAGCCGAAAACATCGATTTGCTGTCTGTGGCTATTGAAAAAGGTCGGCAACGTGGTTTAAAAGTTTACGCCTGGGTGTTTACCAACAATTTCGGCTATACTTACGCTCAACGCCCAGACCGGGTAGAGGCGATCGCACGCAATGGCAAAGGTCAAAACAGCCTATCCGTCACTGATAACGGTTCTCAACTATTCATAGACCCCTATAATTTACAAGCCAAACGCGACTACTATCAAATGGTACAGGAAGTAGTCCGCCGCCGCCCAGATGGAATTCTATTTGACTACGTGCGCTATCCGCGACAAGCCGGAACAGATTCTATTGCTACCAAAGTTTCGGACTTATGGCTATTTACTCCAGCCACTCAACAAGCTTTATTTAACCGCGCCCAGAACAACAAAGGAAGAGAACTAATTCAGCGTTTTGTGGGTAAGGGATACATCACAGCCGGGGATATCAACGAAATAGATCGGCTTCACCCTCAAGAAAACGAACCCATGTGGCAAGGTCGGATTCCTCAACCAGAGCAAAAGTCAATCCTCTCTGCAACTGACAGACAACCACTGTTACAAGTGCAATTATGGCAACTAGCAGTGGCTCACGCCATGCAAGGTATTTTAGATTTTGTGGCATTAGGTACTTACTCACCCCAGCAACAAGGAATACCCTCCGGCGCAGTGTTTTTTCCAGATGGTAATCAAGCTATCGGACGAGGCTATGATTCCCGCTTGCAACCTTGGGATAGGTTTCCTAGTTCTTTAGAATGGCATCCCATGTCTTATTCTACTTGTGGTAATGCTAGTTGCATTGTACAGGAAGTACAACGAGTTTTGAAAGCTGCACAACCAGGAACAAAAGTTATTCCGGCTTTAGCAGGAAGTTGGGGAAAATCAGTGGGTAATCGTCCATCACTAGAAGCCCAAATGCAAGCACTGCGCCAAGCTACTCCCCAATTAAAAGGTGTGAGCCATTTTGCTTATTCTTGGCAAAATCCTGAACATGATAATGATCGCAAATTCTGTCGCGTTCGCTAA